From a region of the Anomalospiza imberbis isolate Cuckoo-Finch-1a 21T00152 chromosome 3, ASM3175350v1, whole genome shotgun sequence genome:
- the CRNKL1 gene encoding crooked neck-like protein 1 gives MASTAAGKQRIPKVAKVKNKAPAEVQITAEQLLREAKERELELLPPPPQQKITDVEELNDYKLRKRKTFEDNIRKNRTVISNWIKYAQWEESLKEIQRARSIYERALDVDYRNVTLWLKYAEMEMKNRQVNHARNIWDRAITTLPRVNQFWYKYTYMEEMLGNVAGSRQVFERWMEWQPEEQAWHSYINFELRYKEVDRARSIYERFVLVHPDVKNWIKYARFEEKHSYFAHARKVYERAVEFFGEEHMDEHLYVAFAKFEENQKEFERVRVIYKYALDRIPKQDAQNLFKNYTIFEKKFGDRRGIEDIIVSKRRFQYEEEVKANPHNYDAWFDYLRLVESDTDAETVREVYERAIANVPPIQEKRHWKRYIYLWINYALYEELEAKDAERTRQVYQACLELLPHKKFTFAKMWLLYAQFEIRQKNLPLARRALGTSIGKCPKNKLFKGYIELELQLREFDRCRKLYEKFLEFAPENCTSWIKFAELETILGDIDRARAIYELAIGQPRLDMPEVLWKSYIDFEIEQEEYEKTRNLYRRLLQRTQHVKVWISLAQFELSAGQEDRLQRCRQIYEEANKAMRSCEEKEERVMLLESWRSFEDEFGSNATKERIDKLMPEKIKKRRKLQAEDGSDAGWEEYYDYIFPEDTANQPNLKLLAMAKLWKKQQQESEAAATDPDKDIDESQT, from the exons ATGGCGTCTACGGCGGCTGGGAAGCAGCGCATCCCCAAAGTGGCGAAG GTGAAAAACAAGGCACCCGCCGAAGTTCAGATCACAGCAGAGCAGCTTCTGAGAGAGGCAAAGGAGAGGGAACTCGAGCTTCTCCCACCGCCTCCGCAGCAGAAGATCACAGATGTTGAAGAGCTAAATGACTATAAACTCCGGAAGAGAAAg ACTTTTGAAGATAACATAAGAAAGAACAGGACTGTTATCAGTAACTGGATAAAGTACGCACAATGGGAGGAAAGCCTGAAGGAAATACAGAG AGCCCGTTCCATTTACGAGCGTGCCCTGGATGTGGACTACAGGAACGTCACCCTCTGGCTGAAATATGCCGAGATGGAGATGAAGAACCGCCAGGTCAACCACGCCCGGAACATCTGGGACCGGGCCATCACCACCCTGCCCAGGGTGAACCAGTTCTG GTACAAGTACACGTACATGGAGGAGATGCTGGGGAATGTTGCTGGGTCACGCCAGGTGTTTGAACGGTGGATGGAGTGGCAGCCAGAGGAGCAAGCCTGGCATTCCTACATCAACTTCGAGCTCAGATACAAGGAGGTGGACAGAGCACGAAGCATTTATGAGAGAT TTGTCCTCGTTCACCCCGACGTGAAGAACTGGATCAAGTACGCGCGCTTCGAGGAGAAGCACAGCTACTTTGCCCACGCCAGGAAGGTGTATGAGAGGGCAGTGGAGTTCTTCGGGGAGGAGCACATGGATGAGCACTTGTATGTGGCGTTTGCTAAGTTTGAGGAGAACCAGAAAGAA tTTGAAAGAGTGAGGGTTATCTACAAGTATGCCTTGGATAGAATTCCAAAGCAGGATGCCCAGAATCTCTTCAAGAATTACACCATCTTTGAGAAGAAGTTTGGAGACAGGAGGGGAATTGAGGACATCATTGTCAGCAAGAGGAGATTCCAGTATGAGGAGGAGGTGAAG GCAAACCCCCACAACTACGATGCATGGTTCGACTACCTGCGGCTGGTGGAGAGTGACACGGACGCCGAGACCGTGCGGGAGGTATACGAGAGAGCCATAGCCAACGTGCCCCCCATCCAGGAGAAACGCCACTGGAAGAGATACATCTACCTCTGGATTAACTATGCACTCTATGAGGAGCTGGAGGCAAAG GATGCAGAGCGAACCAGACAGGTGTACCAGGCATGCCTTGAGCTCCTGCCCCACAAGAAG tttaCATTTGCTAAAATGTGGCTGCTGTATGCACAGTTTGAAATTCGACAGAAAAACCTCCCCCTTGCCAGAAGGGCTTTG GGGACATCCATAGGTAAATGTCCAAAAAACAAACTGTTTAAAGGTTACATTGAGCTGGAGTTACAGCTGCGTGAATTTGACCGTTGCCGGAAGTTGTATGAAAAATTCCTGGAGTTTGCACCAGAAAACTGCACATCCTGGATTAAGTTTGCTGAGCTGGAGACCATCCTTGGAGACATCGACCGTGCCCGGGCCATCTACGAGCTGGCTATCGGCCAGCCCCGGCTGGACATGCCGGAG GTGCTTTGGAAATCCTACATTGACTTTGAGATTGAGCAAGAGGAGTATGAGAAAACCAGGAACCTTTACCGGCGGTTGCTGCAGCGCACACAGCACGTCAAG GTGTGGATCAGCCTGGCACAGTTCGAGCTGTCGGCAGGGCAGGAGGACCGGCTGCAGCGCTGCCGGCAGATCTACGAGGAGGCCAACAAGGCCATGCGCAGCTgcgaggagaaggaggagagggTAATGCTGCTCGAGTCCTGGAGGAGCTTCGAGGACGAGTTTGGCTCCAATGCCACTAAGGAGAGGATAGATAAACTGATGcctgagaaaataaagaagaggAGAAAGCTGCAGGCTGAAGATGGG TCTGATGCTGGATGGGAGGAGTACTATGATTACATTTTTCCAGAAGACACTGCCAATCAGCCCAACCTCAAACTCCTGGCTATGGCAAAGCTCTGgaagaaacagcagcaggagagcgAAGCTGCAGCCACGGATCCTGACAAGGACATTGATGAAAGCCAAACTTAA